One genomic segment of Aquamicrobium lusatiense includes these proteins:
- a CDS encoding trimethylamine methyltransferase family protein has translation MKQALPEPPAAGPCYLPLSEGDIGRIHEAVLTVLETVGFADAIPSCIEALTGAGAVLAEDGRIRFPRSLVRDTISRAARNITLHGQDPRHDLHLDGNHVHFGTAGVAVNLVDAAQRIWRETRLQDIYDAARLVEGLDNIHFFQRPMVARDIADPLELDFNTLYACVTGTTKHVGTSFTVRENVKPALEMLHMIAGGEEKFRARPFVSSSSCFVVSPMKFAEDACGVMEECVRGGLPILVLSVGQAGITAPADLAGAVVQTVAEVLAGLVYVNALKPGHPAIFAAWPFASDPHTGAMAGGSPQQALLGAACAQMARFYDLPSSTVAGMTDAGLPDSQSGYEKGITDMLAALSGAHLVYEAAGMHGSLLGFCLESLIIDNDMLGHCLQSRVGMAAGDEQLSASLIARTCLGGPGHYLDSGKGQSGSEPGLERWQFREREQNGLSDIVSHAAAEKKRLLAERFPRHITRGMDDRLRARFGDLIRLPRGAMGG, from the coding sequence ATGAAACAGGCCCTGCCGGAACCGCCGGCTGCCGGTCCCTGCTATCTGCCGCTGAGCGAAGGCGACATCGGGCGCATCCATGAGGCTGTGCTCACCGTTCTGGAAACGGTGGGTTTTGCCGATGCCATCCCCTCCTGCATCGAGGCGCTGACGGGTGCCGGTGCCGTACTGGCGGAGGACGGGCGGATCCGCTTCCCGCGCAGTCTGGTGCGCGATACGATCAGCCGCGCTGCCCGCAACATCACCCTGCATGGGCAGGATCCTCGCCACGACCTGCATCTTGACGGGAACCATGTCCATTTCGGCACGGCCGGCGTCGCCGTCAATCTGGTCGATGCCGCGCAGCGCATCTGGCGCGAAACGCGCTTGCAGGACATTTATGACGCGGCCCGGCTTGTCGAAGGGCTGGACAACATTCATTTCTTCCAGCGCCCCATGGTTGCCCGCGATATCGCCGATCCGCTGGAGCTGGATTTCAACACGCTTTATGCCTGTGTCACCGGCACCACCAAGCATGTCGGCACCTCCTTCACTGTCCGCGAGAACGTGAAGCCGGCGCTTGAGATGCTGCACATGATCGCCGGCGGCGAGGAGAAATTCCGCGCCCGGCCCTTCGTTTCCAGCTCAAGCTGTTTCGTCGTTTCACCGATGAAGTTTGCCGAGGATGCCTGCGGCGTGATGGAGGAATGCGTGCGCGGCGGCCTGCCGATCCTGGTGTTGTCCGTGGGGCAGGCCGGTATCACCGCCCCTGCCGATCTGGCCGGAGCCGTGGTGCAGACGGTGGCCGAGGTGCTGGCGGGACTTGTCTATGTCAATGCCCTGAAGCCCGGCCATCCGGCGATCTTCGCGGCCTGGCCCTTCGCCTCCGATCCGCACACCGGGGCCATGGCCGGCGGGTCGCCGCAGCAGGCGCTGCTTGGGGCCGCTTGCGCCCAGATGGCGCGCTTTTACGATCTTCCTTCGTCGACGGTCGCCGGCATGACCGATGCCGGATTGCCGGACAGTCAGTCGGGCTATGAGAAAGGCATCACCGACATGCTTGCCGCATTGAGCGGTGCGCATCTGGTCTATGAGGCCGCCGGCATGCATGGCTCGCTGCTTGGCTTTTGTCTGGAAAGCCTGATCATCGACAACGACATGCTGGGCCACTGCCTGCAAAGCCGTGTGGGAATGGCGGCTGGCGACGAGCAGTTGTCGGCATCTCTGATCGCGCGGACCTGCCTTGGCGGTCCCGGCCATTATCTGGACAGCGGCAAGGGGCAGTCAGGCTCCGAGCCTGGTCTGGAACGCTGGCAGTTTCGCGAGCGCGAACAGAACGGCCTCAGCGATATCGTCAGCCATGCCGCGGCCGAAAAGAAGCGCCTGCTGGCGGAGCGCTTCCCCCGCCATATCACGCGGGGCATGGACGACCGCCTGCGGGCCCGCTTCGGCGACCTTATTCGCCTGCCGCGTGGGGCGATGGGCGGGTAG
- a CDS encoding ABC transporter substrate-binding protein: protein MTKKLTIAAALLAATVMGGAANAKTFVYCSEGSPEGFDPGMYTAGTTFDAAAHTVYNRLLEFKPGTTETEPGLAESWEISDDGLEYTFKLRQGVKFQTTDFFTPSRDLNADDVVFSFDRQLNKNNPWNQYVAGASWEYSEGMGFPTLIKSVEKVDDQTVKIILNQPEAPFLANLAMPFMSIVSKEYSDKLEAEGKKEQMNQMPLGTGPYSFVAYQQDAVIRYKANPDYWGGQQKIDDLVFAITTDASVRYQKLKAGECHLMPFPNAADVEAMKADPNLKVVEQEGLNIAYLAYNTTQAPFDKVEVRKALNMAINKKAIVDAVFQGAATEAKNPIPPTMWSYNDNIKDDAYDPEAAKKMLEEAGVKDLSMKVWAMPVSRPYMLNARRAAELMQSDFAKIGVKVEIVSYEWAEYLDRSKAKDRDGAVILGWTGDNGDPDNFLHTLLGCDAVGGNNRAQWCNEEFNDLVMKAKSTTDQDERIKLYEQAQEVFKREAPWATLDHSLSVVPMRKEVEGFHQSPLGDFAFEGVDLVE, encoded by the coding sequence ATGACCAAGAAGCTGACTATTGCGGCCGCGTTGCTGGCTGCAACCGTCATGGGTGGAGCCGCCAACGCAAAAACGTTTGTATATTGCTCGGAAGGATCGCCGGAAGGCTTCGATCCCGGCATGTATACTGCTGGTACCACCTTCGACGCCGCCGCTCACACCGTGTATAACCGCCTGCTTGAGTTCAAGCCAGGCACGACCGAGACCGAGCCCGGCCTCGCCGAAAGCTGGGAGATTTCCGACGACGGCCTTGAATATACGTTCAAGCTTCGTCAGGGCGTGAAGTTCCAGACCACCGATTTCTTCACCCCGTCGCGTGACCTCAATGCCGATGACGTGGTGTTCTCCTTCGACCGCCAGCTCAACAAGAACAACCCCTGGAACCAGTATGTGGCCGGCGCCTCGTGGGAATATTCCGAGGGCATGGGCTTCCCGACGCTGATCAAGTCGGTCGAGAAGGTCGATGACCAGACCGTCAAGATCATCCTGAACCAGCCGGAAGCACCTTTCCTCGCCAACCTCGCCATGCCGTTCATGTCGATCGTTTCGAAGGAATATTCCGACAAGCTCGAAGCCGAAGGCAAGAAGGAGCAGATGAACCAGATGCCGCTCGGCACCGGTCCGTACAGCTTCGTCGCCTATCAGCAGGACGCCGTGATCCGCTACAAGGCCAATCCCGACTACTGGGGCGGCCAGCAGAAGATCGACGATCTCGTTTTCGCGATCACCACGGATGCCTCGGTCCGCTATCAGAAGCTGAAGGCGGGCGAATGCCACCTGATGCCGTTCCCGAACGCCGCCGACGTCGAGGCCATGAAGGCTGACCCGAACCTTAAGGTGGTGGAGCAGGAAGGCCTCAACATCGCCTATCTCGCCTACAACACCACGCAGGCGCCGTTCGACAAGGTCGAGGTGCGCAAGGCGCTCAACATGGCCATCAACAAGAAGGCCATCGTCGACGCCGTGTTCCAGGGCGCGGCCACCGAAGCCAAGAACCCGATCCCGCCGACCATGTGGTCCTACAACGACAACATCAAGGACGACGCGTACGATCCCGAAGCGGCCAAGAAGATGCTGGAGGAAGCCGGCGTCAAGGACCTCTCCATGAAGGTCTGGGCAATGCCGGTTTCGCGTCCCTACATGCTGAACGCCCGCCGCGCGGCCGAACTCATGCAGTCCGACTTCGCCAAGATCGGCGTCAAGGTCGAGATCGTCTCCTATGAGTGGGCCGAGTATCTCGACCGCTCCAAGGCAAAGGACCGTGACGGCGCCGTGATCCTCGGCTGGACCGGTGACAATGGCGACCCGGACAACTTCCTGCACACCCTGCTTGGCTGTGACGCTGTCGGTGGCAACAACCGCGCCCAGTGGTGCAATGAAGAGTTCAACGATCTCGTCATGAAGGCGAAGTCCACCACCGATCAGGACGAGCGCATCAAGCTCTACGAGCAGGCACAGGAAGTCTTCAAGCGCGAAGCTCCGTGGGCCACGCTCGACCACTCGCTGTCGGTCGTGCCGATGCGCAAGGAAGTCGAAGGCTTCCACCAGAGCCCGCTCGGCGACTTCGCCTTCGAGGGCGTCGACCTCGTCGAGTAA
- a CDS encoding HAD family hydrolase translates to MAAIKGILFDKDGTLVDFHATWSAVAELMAMEASGGDRDKADTLLVAAGLDPQTHAFRADSVFAAGTNLDIIELWFPKLSRREQLDAVEHFNRMTTDKGAAMAVALPGIIGALGDLHAQSYRLGVATNDSTMGCEKTLSALGIAQLFEAAYGYDAVANAKPAPDTVVAFCDLTGLKPSELAMVGDNRHDLDMARAGGCGLAIGVLSGTGTRESLSPLADVMLDSVADLPAYLASV, encoded by the coding sequence TTGGCCGCCATCAAGGGAATCCTGTTCGACAAGGACGGCACGCTTGTCGACTTCCATGCAACATGGTCGGCGGTGGCCGAACTGATGGCGATGGAGGCATCCGGCGGCGACAGGGACAAGGCGGACACGCTGCTCGTGGCAGCCGGCCTCGACCCGCAGACACATGCCTTCAGGGCGGATTCCGTATTTGCGGCCGGCACCAATCTCGACATCATCGAGCTGTGGTTCCCAAAACTTTCGCGGCGCGAGCAGCTCGATGCGGTCGAGCACTTCAACCGGATGACCACCGACAAGGGCGCCGCCATGGCGGTCGCCCTTCCCGGCATCATCGGTGCGCTCGGCGATCTGCATGCGCAATCCTACCGGCTGGGCGTTGCGACCAATGATTCCACGATGGGCTGCGAGAAGACGCTGTCGGCGCTCGGCATCGCGCAACTGTTCGAGGCCGCCTATGGCTACGATGCGGTCGCCAATGCCAAGCCGGCGCCCGATACCGTGGTCGCCTTCTGCGACCTGACCGGCCTGAAGCCTTCCGAACTGGCCATGGTTGGCGACAACCGCCACGATCTCGACATGGCGCGCGCCGGCGGCTGCGGACTGGCCATCGGCGTTCTTTCCGGCACCGGCACGCGCGAATCGCTTTCACCTCTGGCCGATGTGATGCTGGATTCGGTCGCCGACCTGCCGGCCTATCTGGCGTCGGTCTGA
- a CDS encoding glutamate racemase — MSLHRPVAVFDAGIGSYAIVAEIHKAFPKQDILYFADRASFPYGGKGREQLLAIMRRTIAFLGRYEPAAIVIASNAPSIMVLDELRRDPGPKLFGVHPPLGAALSQTRSGRVGIMGVKSLIESPMLAHFVATHATNPDQVALINASPMVELVENGSFLFDPAGTQLLVSAFMEEVRDRHPDTDVLTLSSTHLPWLASFFAAARPDRAFIDPAQDIVAALTPEQGGSGHIMGLVTESEHYGIAAFKAMLDRLGIDIPLQAVTVA; from the coding sequence ATGAGCCTGCATCGACCGGTCGCTGTCTTCGACGCGGGCATCGGCAGCTATGCCATCGTGGCGGAAATCCACAAGGCGTTCCCGAAGCAGGATATCCTCTACTTCGCCGACCGCGCCAGCTTCCCCTATGGCGGCAAGGGACGGGAACAGCTCCTGGCCATCATGCGCCGGACCATCGCCTTCCTCGGCCGGTACGAACCTGCCGCCATCGTCATCGCCTCCAACGCCCCCTCGATCATGGTGCTGGACGAATTGCGGCGCGACCCCGGCCCGAAGCTGTTCGGGGTGCATCCGCCGCTCGGCGCCGCACTTTCGCAGACGCGGAGCGGACGGGTCGGCATAATGGGCGTGAAATCGCTGATCGAAAGCCCGATGCTGGCGCACTTCGTAGCGACGCACGCGACCAATCCGGATCAGGTCGCCCTCATCAACGCCTCGCCCATGGTCGAGCTGGTCGAGAACGGTTCCTTCCTGTTCGATCCGGCCGGCACGCAGCTTCTTGTCAGCGCCTTCATGGAAGAAGTCCGCGACCGGCACCCCGATACAGACGTGCTGACGCTGTCGAGCACGCATCTGCCATGGCTGGCGTCATTCTTCGCGGCCGCGCGTCCCGACCGCGCGTTCATCGATCCGGCACAGGACATTGTGGCAGCACTTACGCCCGAACAGGGTGGCAGCGGGCACATCATGGGGCTCGTGACCGAAAGCGAGCATTATGGCATCGCCGCCTTCAAAGCCATGCTCGACAGGCTGGGCATAGACATCCCGCTTCAGGCCGTGACTGTCGCCTGA
- a CDS encoding ABC transporter permease subunit → MLRFFLGRLAVLIPTFIGVSIIAFSFIRLLPGDPVALLSGERVMSPERHAEMMQRLGFDRPLVVQYFDYIGGVLTGDFGTSIVTKKPILDQFFALFPATLELSLCAIIIAVVIGIPAGIIAATKRGSFFDQSVMGVALVGYSMPIFWWGLLLIILFAGILQWTPVSGRISLMYFFPPVTGFMLIDSLLSGQSGAFKSALSHLILPSIVLSTIPLAVIARQTRSAMLEVLGEDYVRTARAKGLSTFRVIGIHSLRNAMIPVITTIGLQVGVLMAGAILTETIFSWPGIGKWMVDSVSRRDYAVIQGGLLLIAAIIMVVNLVVDLLYGLINPRIRN, encoded by the coding sequence ATGCTTCGGTTTTTTCTGGGGCGGCTTGCCGTCCTGATCCCGACTTTCATCGGGGTCTCGATCATTGCCTTTTCCTTTATCAGGCTGCTGCCTGGCGATCCGGTCGCGCTGCTGTCCGGCGAGCGCGTGATGTCGCCGGAGCGTCATGCCGAAATGATGCAGAGACTGGGCTTCGACCGGCCGCTCGTCGTTCAGTATTTCGACTACATCGGCGGGGTTCTGACCGGTGATTTCGGCACGTCGATCGTCACCAAGAAACCGATACTTGATCAGTTCTTCGCGCTCTTCCCGGCCACGCTGGAACTGTCTTTATGCGCCATCATCATCGCCGTGGTCATCGGCATTCCGGCCGGCATCATCGCCGCCACGAAGCGCGGTTCCTTCTTCGACCAGTCGGTGATGGGCGTGGCGCTGGTGGGCTATTCCATGCCGATCTTCTGGTGGGGCCTGCTGCTCATCATCCTGTTTGCCGGCATCCTGCAATGGACCCCGGTGTCTGGCCGCATCTCGCTGATGTATTTCTTCCCGCCGGTCACCGGCTTCATGCTGATCGACTCACTGCTTTCGGGGCAGAGCGGCGCCTTCAAGTCGGCACTCAGCCATCTCATCCTGCCGTCCATCGTACTCAGCACCATTCCGCTGGCCGTCATCGCCAGGCAGACGCGTTCGGCCATGCTTGAAGTTCTCGGCGAGGACTATGTGCGCACCGCCCGCGCCAAGGGTCTGTCGACCTTCCGCGTCATCGGCATTCACTCGCTGCGCAATGCCATGATCCCCGTCATAACCACGATCGGCCTGCAGGTGGGCGTGCTGATGGCAGGCGCCATTCTGACCGAGACCATTTTTTCCTGGCCGGGCATCGGCAAATGGATGGTCGATTCGGTATCGCGGCGCGACTATGCGGTGATCCAGGGCGGACTGCTGTTGATCGCAGCCATCATCATGGTGGTCAATCTGGTCGTCGACCTTCTCTACGGCCTCATCAACCCGCGCATACGGAATTGA
- a CDS encoding long-chain-fatty-acid--CoA ligase, which translates to MAKATTGSAKSKAVAGTASAAKEKAAEKKPAKKSAGASANKAAPAAARPAAEKPATRSAAKKAVPAPKATAQKAPSSGGKERPKPWLASYPAGVPAEIGPLTSSSIGALLVDSCNRFAAKPAFASMGKTISFAELETLSANFAAYLQSVGLEKGARVALMMPNVLQYPIAMMAVLRAGYVVVNVNPLYTARELEHQLNDSGAEAIVILENFATTLQTAIGKTKVKHVIIAAMGDLLGLKGVLVNLVVRRVKKMVPDWSIPGHVRFNAALKAGAGRKLRPVEVGQDDIAFLQYTGGTTGVSKGATLLHRNVLSNVAQLAIWVEDAYTVKPKPENLVFVCALPLYHIFALTVNALMGMEQGALNVLIPNPRDIPAFVKELRGRQFNIFPGLNTLFNALLNNEEFRKLDFSSLVLSIGGGMAVQQGVADRWKALTGNHITEGYGLSETSPVATTNKCSSSEFTGTIGLPIPSTEVAIRDDDGNDVALGEVGEICIRGPQVMAGYWNRPEETEKAMTPDGFFKTGDMGFMNAEGFTKIVDRKKDMILVSGFNVYPNELEEVVANHPGVLEVAAVGVPDEKSGEVPKLFVVRRDPDLTAETLIAYCRENLTGYKRPKYIEFRDELPKTPVGKILRRELRDS; encoded by the coding sequence TTGGCCAAGGCAACTACAGGTTCAGCAAAGAGTAAGGCCGTCGCAGGCACAGCCAGTGCCGCGAAGGAGAAGGCTGCAGAAAAGAAGCCGGCGAAGAAGAGCGCTGGCGCGTCTGCCAACAAAGCTGCGCCTGCGGCAGCCAGGCCCGCGGCTGAAAAGCCTGCAACCAGAAGTGCTGCAAAAAAGGCTGTCCCGGCTCCGAAGGCAACGGCGCAGAAAGCACCGTCTTCCGGTGGAAAAGAGCGGCCGAAGCCATGGCTTGCGAGCTATCCCGCCGGCGTCCCGGCAGAAATTGGCCCGCTGACCTCATCTTCGATCGGTGCGTTGCTCGTCGATTCCTGCAATCGCTTTGCCGCCAAGCCGGCGTTCGCCAGCATGGGCAAGACGATTTCCTTCGCCGAGCTGGAAACGCTTTCGGCGAATTTTGCTGCCTATCTTCAGTCGGTCGGTCTTGAAAAGGGAGCCCGCGTCGCGTTGATGATGCCCAATGTCCTTCAATATCCCATCGCCATGATGGCGGTGCTGAGGGCAGGTTACGTCGTCGTCAACGTCAATCCGCTTTATACGGCGCGAGAGCTGGAGCATCAGCTCAACGATTCCGGCGCCGAAGCCATCGTCATTCTGGAGAACTTCGCAACCACCCTTCAGACGGCCATCGGCAAGACCAAGGTGAAGCATGTTATCATCGCCGCCATGGGAGATCTGCTCGGCCTGAAGGGCGTGCTGGTCAATCTGGTCGTGCGACGTGTCAAGAAGATGGTCCCCGACTGGTCGATCCCGGGCCATGTCCGGTTCAACGCCGCGCTGAAAGCGGGTGCAGGCAGGAAGCTGAGGCCGGTCGAGGTCGGGCAGGACGACATCGCCTTCCTGCAATATACGGGCGGGACGACAGGCGTTTCCAAGGGCGCCACCCTGCTGCATCGCAACGTGCTGTCGAATGTGGCGCAGTTGGCGATCTGGGTGGAGGACGCTTACACCGTCAAGCCGAAGCCGGAAAATCTGGTCTTTGTCTGCGCGCTGCCGCTCTATCACATTTTCGCACTGACGGTGAATGCGCTGATGGGCATGGAGCAGGGCGCCCTCAACGTGCTGATTCCCAATCCGCGCGACATTCCCGCATTCGTGAAGGAGCTGCGCGGCCGCCAGTTCAACATTTTCCCCGGCCTGAACACGCTGTTCAATGCGCTTCTCAACAATGAGGAATTCCGCAAGCTGGATTTCAGCTCGCTGGTGCTGTCGATCGGCGGCGGCATGGCCGTGCAGCAGGGGGTTGCCGATCGCTGGAAGGCGCTGACCGGAAATCACATCACCGAGGGGTACGGGCTTTCCGAGACCTCTCCTGTCGCCACCACCAACAAATGCTCGTCGTCCGAGTTCACCGGCACCATCGGTCTGCCCATTCCGTCGACCGAGGTGGCGATCCGCGACGATGATGGCAATGACGTGGCGCTGGGCGAAGTGGGTGAGATCTGCATTCGCGGACCTCAGGTGATGGCCGGTTACTGGAACCGGCCGGAGGAAACCGAGAAGGCCATGACGCCGGACGGCTTCTTCAAGACCGGCGACATGGGGTTCATGAATGCCGAGGGCTTCACCAAGATCGTCGACCGCAAGAAGGACATGATCCTGGTGTCCGGCTTCAACGTCTATCCCAACGAGCTGGAAGAGGTGGTCGCCAACCATCCGGGCGTTCTGGAGGTGGCTGCCGTCGGCGTGCCGGATGAGAAGTCGGGCGAGGTGCCGAAGCTGTTCGTGGTGCGGCGTGACCCCGACCTCACTGCCGAGACGCTGATCGCCTATTGCCGGGAAAACCTCACCGGCTACAAGCGGCCGAAATACATCGAATTCCGCGATGAACTGCCGAAGACTCCGGTTGGCAAGATTCTGAGGCGCGAACTGCGCGATTCCTGA
- a CDS encoding PLP-dependent aminotransferase family protein, whose protein sequence is MSQRNDTAIWSGLFRISAESGQTLQAQIRQAIVAAILDRQIAASMPLPSCRILAEKLGVARGTVVLAFQQLVDQGFLIARERRGHFVNPDVLATPAKPQKAPEQSNEIDWKARRRIAASDMPPPNKHENWIKSSYPFVYGQFDPGLFPTAEWRECNRMALAVLEIRNWASDMVDRDDPLLIEQIQARLLPRRGIFANPDEIIVTLGAQNALYMLATLLMGKGSKVAMEDPGYPDARSIFQLSGAETVPVPVDQSGIVTDRIPTDAGFVFATPSHHCPTMVPLSEARRQDLLDRADRYNQIIIEDGYDSQLMDDAPQQALKSSDRSGRVIYVGSMSKTLAPGLRLGYIVASAGLIAELRALRRFMLRHPPANNQRAVALFLSLGHHEALVRRLSTAFEERRKRLRQAVAAFLPEWRSKHPGAGTSLWLEAPQGVNAFDLAAAAASRSVIIEPGNRYFGFDEQPSRFVRLGISSIALQHIEPGIRELATAAGRRPAAA, encoded by the coding sequence ATGTCCCAGCGAAACGACACGGCCATCTGGTCGGGCCTTTTCCGTATATCCGCAGAATCGGGGCAAACCCTTCAGGCGCAGATCAGGCAGGCCATCGTCGCAGCCATTCTCGACAGGCAGATCGCCGCCTCCATGCCGTTGCCGTCCTGCCGCATTCTGGCGGAAAAGCTCGGCGTCGCGCGCGGCACCGTGGTGCTGGCCTTCCAGCAGCTCGTCGATCAGGGCTTCCTGATCGCGCGCGAGCGGCGCGGCCATTTCGTCAATCCCGATGTGCTGGCAACGCCGGCCAAGCCGCAGAAGGCGCCCGAGCAGTCGAATGAGATCGACTGGAAGGCGCGCCGCCGCATCGCGGCCTCCGACATGCCGCCGCCGAACAAGCACGAGAACTGGATCAAGTCCTCCTACCCCTTCGTCTATGGGCAGTTCGATCCGGGCCTGTTTCCGACCGCCGAATGGCGCGAATGCAACCGCATGGCGCTGGCGGTGCTGGAAATCCGCAACTGGGCCTCGGACATGGTCGACCGCGACGACCCGCTGCTGATCGAGCAGATCCAGGCGCGCCTGCTGCCGCGCCGGGGCATCTTCGCCAATCCCGATGAGATCATCGTTACGCTGGGCGCGCAGAACGCGCTCTACATGCTGGCCACGCTTTTGATGGGCAAGGGCTCGAAAGTGGCCATGGAGGACCCGGGCTATCCCGATGCGCGCTCCATCTTCCAGCTTTCCGGCGCCGAGACCGTGCCGGTGCCGGTCGACCAGTCGGGCATCGTCACTGACCGCATTCCGACCGATGCCGGTTTCGTGTTCGCCACGCCGAGCCATCACTGTCCGACCATGGTGCCGCTTTCCGAGGCGCGCCGTCAGGACCTGCTCGACCGTGCCGACCGCTACAACCAGATCATCATCGAGGATGGCTATGACAGCCAGCTGATGGACGATGCGCCGCAGCAGGCGCTCAAGAGCAGTGACCGCTCGGGGCGCGTCATCTATGTCGGTTCGATGTCGAAGACGCTGGCACCCGGCCTGCGGCTTGGTTACATCGTCGCTTCGGCGGGGCTGATCGCCGAGCTTCGGGCGCTGCGCCGCTTCATGCTGCGCCACCCGCCGGCCAACAATCAGCGCGCCGTGGCGCTGTTCCTCTCCCTCGGCCATCACGAAGCACTGGTTCGCCGTCTTTCCACCGCCTTCGAAGAGCGCCGCAAGCGCCTGCGGCAGGCCGTTGCCGCCTTCCTGCCGGAATGGCGTTCAAAGCATCCGGGTGCGGGAACGTCGCTGTGGCTGGAGGCGCCGCAAGGCGTCAACGCCTTTGACCTGGCCGCTGCCGCGGCCAGCCGCAGCGTCATCATCGAACCCGGCAACCGCTATTTCGGTTTCGATGAGCAGCCATCGCGCTTCGTACGGCTGGGTATTTCGTCCATTGCCCTGCAGCACATCGAACCGGGCATTCGCGAACTGGCCACAGCAGCCGGTCGCCGGCCGGCCGCTGCCTGA
- the pgi gene encoding glucose-6-phosphate isomerase, with product MDRSAFSQFLDDLRAQRSSVSMDMRAAFQADPQRFSRFSARQGDMLLDWSKCAVDDATMALLGKLAKACGVEARRDAMFDGAHINVTEDRAVLHTALRDPGASGPAIDGQAVGKDVASVLDAMSSFAEAIRSGKARGATGKAITDIVNIGIGGSDLGPVMVTLALAPYHDGPRAHYVSNIDGAHIHDTLAGLDPETTLIIVASKTFTTVETMTNAQTAKRWIAQALGEKAVGHHFAAVSTALDLVAAFGIEADRVFGFWDWVGGRYSVWGAIGLPVMIAIGPQRFRQMLAGAHEMDEHFRTAPLSENLPALLGLVGWWHRVVCLYPARAVIPYDQRLSRLPAYLQQLDMESNGKSTSLDGTPVITPTGPLVWGEPGTNGQHAFFQLLHQGTDIIPVEFLVAANGHEPELQYHQDLLLANCLAQSEALMKGRTLEEARTQMLAGGMDPAKVEKLAPHRVFSGNRPSITILYRLLDPATLGRLIALYEHRVFVEGVLYNINSFDQWGVELGKELATRLLPVVEGKESAADRDASTAGLVKQIFDLKER from the coding sequence GTGGACCGTTCCGCCTTCAGCCAGTTTCTCGATGATCTTCGCGCGCAGCGCTCGTCCGTATCCATGGATATGCGCGCTGCCTTTCAGGCCGATCCGCAGCGCTTCAGCCGCTTTTCCGCCAGACAGGGCGACATGCTGCTCGACTGGTCGAAATGCGCGGTCGATGACGCCACCATGGCATTGCTCGGCAAACTGGCCAAAGCCTGCGGGGTGGAAGCGCGGCGCGACGCTATGTTTGACGGCGCGCATATCAATGTCACGGAAGATCGCGCCGTTCTGCACACAGCGTTGCGCGATCCGGGCGCATCCGGACCGGCGATAGACGGGCAGGCGGTCGGCAAGGACGTCGCCTCGGTTCTGGACGCGATGAGCAGCTTCGCCGAGGCGATCCGCAGCGGCAAGGCACGCGGCGCGACCGGCAAGGCCATCACCGACATCGTCAATATCGGCATCGGCGGCTCCGATCTCGGCCCCGTCATGGTGACGCTGGCGCTGGCGCCTTATCACGATGGCCCGCGCGCCCATTACGTCTCCAATATCGACGGCGCTCATATCCACGACACGCTTGCCGGGCTCGACCCCGAAACGACGCTGATCATCGTCGCATCCAAGACCTTCACCACGGTGGAGACGATGACCAATGCGCAGACGGCGAAGCGCTGGATCGCACAGGCGCTGGGCGAGAAAGCCGTGGGTCATCATTTCGCCGCCGTCTCGACGGCGCTCGATCTGGTCGCCGCCTTCGGCATCGAAGCGGATCGCGTGTTCGGCTTCTGGGACTGGGTCGGCGGGCGCTACTCCGTGTGGGGTGCGATCGGCCTGCCGGTGATGATCGCGATCGGTCCGCAGCGTTTTCGCCAGATGCTGGCCGGCGCGCATGAGATGGATGAGCATTTCCGTACAGCCCCCCTTTCCGAAAACCTGCCCGCGCTGCTCGGCCTCGTCGGCTGGTGGCACCGCGTGGTGTGCCTCTATCCGGCCCGTGCCGTCATCCCCTACGATCAGCGCCTGTCGCGCCTGCCTGCCTATCTCCAGCAGCTCGACATGGAATCGAACGGCAAGAGCACATCGCTCGACGGCACGCCGGTCATCACGCCGACCGGGCCGCTGGTATGGGGCGAGCCCGGCACCAATGGCCAGCACGCCTTCTTCCAGCTTCTGCATCAGGGCACCGACATCATTCCGGTGGAGTTCCTCGTTGCCGCCAACGGGCATGAGCCGGAGTTGCAGTACCACCAAGACCTGTTGCTGGCCAACTGCCTCGCCCAGTCCGAGGCGCTGATGAAAGGCCGCACGCTGGAAGAAGCGCGCACGCAGATGCTGGCCGGCGGCATGGACCCGGCAAAGGTGGAGAAGCTGGCGCCCCACCGCGTCTTTTCCGGAAACCGCCCCTCGATCACCATCCTCTACAGGCTGCTCGATCCGGCAACGCTCGGACGGCTGATTGCGCTTTACGAACATCGCGTCTTTGTCGAAGGGGTGCTTTACAACATCAACTCCTTCGACCAATGGGGGGTCGAACTCGGCAAGGAGCTGGCAACACGGTTGCTGCCTGTCGTAGAGGGCAAGGAAAGCGCCGCAGACAGGGATGCCTCGACGGCCGGTCTGGTGAAACAGATTTTCGACCTGAAAGAGAGATAG